The DNA sequence GCTTTGCACCATGGCGGTGACCAGAATACCGGCGACGAACGCCAGCGGCCGCTTGTTCATGTTGTGGCCGATGATGCGCCGCAGGCTCGAGCCGAATACCCGAAGGATGCCGGTACGTACGATGTGGGTGCCCCAGACCAGAAGTGTCACGGCCGAGAGCAGGTTGAGCAGGGTCAGCATGGCGACGGCCCCCTGATACATTGGCCCAGCGGGCCAAGAGATGAAGCGCGAGCGTTTGAAGAATTTTCAGTGCTCACTCAAAGCTTTAGTCGTTTTGCGTAGCTGTTGCCAGCTTCGCATGGCTGCCATTTATTTGAAACACGCTGGAAATGAATGATTGCCGGCATGAAAAAAAGGGCCCCGAAGGGCCCTTTTTGTACTGCGCTTCCTGATCTTATTGACCCGGAATGTCCTTGCGCAGTTTCACCGGTTCGTGCTCTTTGCCTTCCTTGCGGGCCAGGGCGGTGCGCATGCGAATGTTGATGGCCTCCACCGCCAGCGAAAATGCCATGGCAAAGTAGACGTAGCCCTTCGGCACGTGCACGTCGAAAGATTCGGCGATCAGCACGGTACCGACCACGATCAGGAACGACAGTGCGAGCATCTTCAACGACGGGTGCTTGTCGATGAACTCGCTGATGGTGCCGGCGCACAGCATCATCACCAGCACCGCGACGACGATGGCGGCGATCATCACCGGTACGTGGGACACCATGCCCACTGCGGTAATGACCGAGTCCAGCGAGAACACGATGTCGATGATGGCGATCTGGATGATGGTATAGAAGAACTTGCCACCCGCGCCTTTCGGCTCTTCAGCGTTCTCATCCTCGCCTTCCAGGCCGTGGTAGATCTCTTGCGAGCTTTTCCACAGCAGGAACAGGCCACCGAAGAACAGAATCAGGTCACGCCCGGAAATACCCTGGTCGAACACCACGAACAGGTCGGCGGTAAGGCGCATGACCCAGGTGATCGACAGCAACAGCATGATGCGGGTGACCATGGCCAGGGCGAGGCCGAAGATCCGGGTGCGCGGCTGCATGTGCTTGGGCATGCGGCTGACCAGGATCGAGATCATGATGATGTTGTCGATACCGAGGACGATCTCAAGCGCGGTAAGGGTGAAAAAGGCAACCCAGATTTCCGGGCTGGTCAGCCATTCCATGTGTTTTCCTTCGAGCGGTAAAGGCGACGTGCCCACACCAGGGCACGTCGCGTTAGGGTGATTCGCGTTTATTAAAGACTACTGAACAGCGGGAAAATCCCCATCAGCAGCGCGGCGAGCATTATGCACAGGCACACCAGCACTGCCCACTTCAAGGTGAAGCGCTGATGATCGCCGAACTCGATGCCGGCCAGGGCCACCAGCAGATAGGTGGAGGGTACCAGCGGGCTGAGCAGGTGTACCGGCTGCCCGACGATCGAGGCACGGGCCATTTCCACCGGGCTGATGCCGTAGTGGCTGGCGGCTTCGGCCAGCACGGGGAGCACGCCGTAGTAGAACGCGTCGTTGGACATGAAGAAGGTGAACGGCATGCTGACAATCGCGGTGATCACCGCCAGGTACGGGCCGAGCGCTTCCGGGATGACCGCCAGCAGGCTCTTGGACATGGCGTCGACCATGCCGGTACCCGACAGGATGCCGGTGAAGATGCCGGCGGCGAAGATCAGC is a window from the Pseudomonas anuradhapurensis genome containing:
- a CDS encoding TerC family protein; the encoded protein is MEWLTSPEIWVAFFTLTALEIVLGIDNIIMISILVSRMPKHMQPRTRIFGLALAMVTRIMLLLSITWVMRLTADLFVVFDQGISGRDLILFFGGLFLLWKSSQEIYHGLEGEDENAEEPKGAGGKFFYTIIQIAIIDIVFSLDSVITAVGMVSHVPVMIAAIVVAVLVMMLCAGTISEFIDKHPSLKMLALSFLIVVGTVLIAESFDVHVPKGYVYFAMAFSLAVEAINIRMRTALARKEGKEHEPVKLRKDIPGQ